From Methanomassiliicoccales archaeon LGM-RCC1, one genomic window encodes:
- a CDS encoding oxidoreductase, translated as MGFFDKLFKKGEKKEEPKAAKAAAAPKAAAAPVADGPKEPIGLQAADLGELLPGAPPGGKFKLAIYWAAACGGCDVSLLDTNERILTIGDMADIVMWPIAADGKEKDIEAMEDGEILVSIISGAVRNSENEHMVKLLRKKSKVVVSYGTCACFGGSPALANLVPGEGKEILEYVYQKTPTTANFQADYHAGAPVVPQTSYQAPEGELTLPVFYDTVKTLDQVIDVDYYVPRCPPLQESISVLLKAVADFAYRGVPLPPKGTEIGVTTKTLCEECPRKKENLRIEHIYEPHEIDVKPDVCLMDQGILCLGPATVGGCGARCTKVGQPCRGCYGPTSDVQEHGASVFTAIASMFPIREDDGIIGESEIVKIMSEVKDPLGYFYAFTLGKSLIRKAVVEGGQ; from the coding sequence ATGGGATTCTTCGATAAGTTATTCAAGAAGGGAGAGAAGAAAGAGGAGCCTAAGGCAGCAAAGGCAGCCGCGGCACCCAAGGCAGCAGCTGCACCTGTCGCAGACGGACCCAAGGAGCCCATCGGACTCCAGGCAGCAGACCTTGGAGAGCTTCTCCCCGGAGCACCTCCAGGAGGAAAGTTCAAGCTCGCTATCTACTGGGCAGCAGCCTGTGGAGGATGCGACGTTTCACTCCTCGACACAAACGAGAGGATCCTCACCATCGGTGACATGGCAGACATCGTAATGTGGCCTATCGCAGCCGACGGAAAGGAGAAGGACATCGAGGCAATGGAAGACGGAGAGATTCTCGTCTCCATCATCTCCGGAGCAGTAAGGAATTCCGAGAACGAGCACATGGTCAAGCTTCTGAGGAAGAAGTCCAAGGTCGTTGTCTCATACGGAACCTGTGCATGCTTCGGTGGAAGCCCCGCCCTTGCAAACCTCGTCCCCGGAGAGGGAAAGGAGATTCTGGAGTACGTCTACCAGAAGACTCCCACGACAGCCAACTTCCAGGCGGATTACCACGCCGGTGCACCCGTTGTCCCCCAGACCTCATACCAGGCACCTGAGGGAGAGCTCACTCTGCCTGTGTTCTACGACACAGTCAAGACACTCGACCAGGTCATCGACGTCGACTACTACGTCCCCCGATGTCCTCCCCTCCAGGAGTCCATCAGCGTCCTGCTCAAGGCAGTCGCGGACTTTGCTTACAGGGGAGTTCCCCTCCCGCCCAAGGGAACCGAGATCGGAGTCACTACCAAGACCCTGTGCGAGGAGTGCCCCAGGAAGAAGGAGAACCTCAGAATCGAGCACATCTACGAGCCCCACGAGATCGATGTCAAGCCCGACGTGTGCCTGATGGACCAGGGAATCCTGTGCCTCGGACCCGCAACAGTCGGTGGATGCGGTGCAAGGTGCACCAAGGTAGGCCAGCCCTGCCGTGGATGCTACGGACCCACATCCGATGTCCAGGAGCACGGAGCAAGTGTGTTCACAGCTATCGCTTCGATGTTCCCCATCCGCGAGGACGACGGAATCATCGGAGAGAGCGAGATCGTGAAGATCATGTCGGAAGTCAAGGACCCGCTCGGATACTTCTACGCATTCACTCTCGGTAAGTCATTGATTAGGAAAGCAGTTGTAGAAGGAGGTCAGTGA
- a CDS encoding hydrogenase iron-sulfur subunit: protein MADFEPRIVTFCCNWCSYAGADGAGVARLQMPTNFRIIRTMCSARVDPEFVLRAFSKGADGVMVLGCHPADCHYIGGNYRARRRIALLRMVLEQYGFDPKRLKLEWVSASEGEKFQKTIVDFVDVIKQLGPTPLKKEEAN, encoded by the coding sequence ATGGCAGACTTTGAGCCAAGGATTGTAACATTCTGCTGCAACTGGTGTTCATACGCCGGTGCAGACGGAGCTGGAGTCGCAAGGCTTCAGATGCCCACAAACTTCCGTATCATCAGGACAATGTGCTCCGCACGTGTCGACCCCGAGTTCGTTCTCAGGGCCTTCTCCAAGGGAGCAGACGGAGTCATGGTGCTCGGATGCCACCCTGCAGACTGCCACTACATCGGCGGTAACTACAGGGCCAGGAGAAGAATTGCTCTGCTGAGGATGGTCCTCGAGCAGTACGGTTTCGACCCCAAGAGACTCAAACTTGAGTGGGTCTCCGCATCAGAGGGAGAGAAATTCCAGAAGACAATCGTCGACTTCGTCGATGTGATCAAGCAGCTCGGACCCACACCGCTCAAGAAAGAGGAGGCGAACTGA
- a CDS encoding NAD(P)H-hydrate dehydratase: protein MISGLDSRVIDANSEALGIPVSTLMDNAGKVVSSFLIEHYPQSRILFVCGPGNNGGDGFAAALLMDPSMVTVALLRKSSAIHSEISKQRYSKLQCRVEEYNSSLLNEADVIVDCALGTGIRGKVKDPYRSFILEANASGLPIVSVDVPSGLGSDVTIVPRTTITFHDVKTGMNDDNCGNILVADVGIPVDAMKFIGPGDVLRYPVPDENSHKGENGRLMIIAGGPYYGAAVMCSLSALRTGADIVRLYTPETVAPIVATYSPVLMITPLPGNHLTTESVDMLLAESMNYDAVLIGPGIGKDPDTMLAVKEFVRKCKTPMVVDADALSAIIGMEIPTPTILTPHKGEFRKLDSQYGGPEPLAQLMNVTLLLKGHVDTITNGNATRYNRSGTAAMTGAGTGDVLSGAVAALLSKGLSTMEAASLGAFLSGKAGEYAFKDKSYGLVATDIIEEIPHVLRDNLR, encoded by the coding sequence ATGATATCCGGTCTTGATTCAAGAGTGATCGATGCCAACTCGGAAGCCTTGGGTATCCCCGTGTCCACCCTGATGGACAATGCTGGGAAGGTCGTTTCCAGCTTCCTTATCGAACATTACCCCCAGAGCCGTATACTGTTCGTATGCGGGCCCGGCAACAACGGCGGTGACGGATTCGCCGCCGCATTGCTCATGGATCCTTCCATGGTCACAGTGGCGCTCCTAAGGAAATCCAGCGCCATCCACTCCGAGATCTCCAAGCAGAGGTACTCCAAGCTTCAGTGTAGAGTGGAGGAATACAATTCAAGCCTTCTCAATGAGGCGGATGTCATTGTCGACTGCGCACTGGGCACAGGTATCAGGGGCAAAGTAAAGGACCCTTACAGGAGTTTCATACTGGAGGCCAATGCATCAGGCCTCCCCATCGTATCGGTCGATGTCCCATCGGGACTCGGATCCGATGTCACCATCGTCCCTCGGACGACCATCACATTCCATGATGTCAAGACAGGGATGAACGACGACAACTGCGGTAACATCCTCGTTGCCGATGTGGGAATCCCCGTGGATGCCATGAAGTTTATCGGACCTGGGGACGTCCTCAGATACCCTGTTCCGGACGAGAACAGCCACAAAGGGGAGAACGGCAGGCTCATGATCATTGCAGGAGGACCCTATTATGGGGCTGCCGTCATGTGCTCCCTATCAGCGCTCAGGACCGGAGCGGACATCGTCAGGCTCTACACGCCGGAGACCGTCGCACCCATCGTTGCGACATATTCTCCGGTCCTCATGATCACCCCCCTTCCCGGGAACCATCTGACCACCGAATCAGTGGATATGCTCCTGGCGGAATCCATGAACTACGATGCCGTCCTTATCGGACCCGGCATCGGGAAGGACCCCGACACAATGCTCGCAGTCAAAGAGTTCGTCAGGAAGTGCAAGACACCCATGGTCGTCGATGCCGATGCGCTGTCTGCGATCATCGGGATGGAGATCCCCACACCTACGATCCTCACACCCCACAAAGGAGAGTTCCGCAAGCTGGATTCCCAGTACGGAGGACCTGAGCCCCTCGCACAGTTGATGAATGTCACGCTTCTCCTGAAGGGACACGTGGACACGATCACCAACGGAAACGCGACCAGATACAACAGGTCCGGAACCGCGGCGATGACCGGGGCAGGAACCGGTGACGTCCTCTCTGGAGCCGTCGCCGCTCTGCTGTCCAAGGGCCTCAGTACCATGGAGGCCGCCTCGCTCGGAGCGTTCCTATCTGGAAAAGCTGGGGAATATGCCTTCAAGGACAAGTCCTACGGACTGGTGGCCACCGACATCATAGAGGAGATCCCCCACGTTCTGAGAGACAACCTGAGGTGA
- a CDS encoding metallophosphoesterase, with translation MDLQPVYGIPALKAGNSLVITDLHIGLESHLRAKGFHLTSHTSDMHQAILDAADDDINRLVVIGDVKDSVPGSTKQEYAEIPDFFESLFERFNSIDVVRGNHDTMIEEFLPSKVRIRPATGLKIDGLGLIHGHTWPSEEVMDCDTLILGHNHPAVMFRDGVGRQMTEPCWFRGTFAKTEDEKYQKLPRNFIVVPAFNRMLGGSPVNVIGEDLLGPVLNSDLLDLDNAHLYLLDGIDLGKRSNNMISGRENTRFKQGPQSRAKYS, from the coding sequence ATGGACCTTCAACCGGTCTACGGCATACCCGCCCTCAAGGCCGGAAACAGCCTTGTGATCACCGACCTACACATCGGTCTGGAATCCCATCTCAGAGCCAAAGGATTCCATCTCACATCTCATACCTCTGATATGCATCAGGCCATCCTGGATGCTGCCGATGATGACATCAACAGACTCGTGGTCATAGGCGACGTCAAGGACTCCGTTCCCGGATCCACGAAACAGGAGTATGCTGAGATTCCGGATTTCTTCGAGAGCCTGTTCGAACGCTTCAATTCCATAGATGTTGTGCGGGGCAACCACGACACGATGATCGAGGAATTCCTCCCGTCTAAAGTCAGGATACGTCCTGCCACCGGTCTCAAGATAGATGGCCTTGGACTCATCCACGGCCATACGTGGCCCTCGGAGGAAGTCATGGACTGCGACACCCTCATCTTAGGCCACAACCACCCTGCGGTCATGTTCAGAGACGGTGTCGGAAGGCAGATGACAGAACCGTGCTGGTTCAGGGGAACCTTCGCCAAGACAGAGGATGAGAAGTATCAGAAGCTGCCTCGCAACTTCATCGTGGTCCCTGCGTTCAACAGGATGCTTGGCGGTTCTCCGGTGAACGTCATCGGAGAGGATCTTCTGGGGCCTGTTCTGAACAGTGACCTGTTGGATCTGGACAATGCGCATCTGTATCTTCTGGACGGCATAGATCTCGGAAAGAGATCGAACAACATGATATCCGGAAGGGAAAACACCAGATTCAAACAGGGCCCTCAGAGCCGTGCGAAGTACAGTTGA
- a CDS encoding Ni/Fe hydrogenase subunit alpha — protein sequence MTGPIIWDEKQKVTGNKVTVDPITRLEGHGKIEIFLDDKGDVANAYWQVPEVRGFERFCIGRKVTELNQITARLCGVCPGAHHMASTKAIDGCYNTKPTEVAYLLRDTFYNAHFVHSHIAHFYALAAPDFVCGPAAPAAERNVLGVVARVGLELGGAVLKTRAEAQKVQAIIGGKPTHPVMGVPGGVTTAITKEQQKEIIGYAQGMIDFAKTSMQVFNDVVLGNKEYMDIVLNPDLYYNETYHMGLVNERGQFEIHDGKVKVVNQKGEDWDLYDPYDYLDHIGEAVEPWSYEKFPYLKKPGYKGLVPGPDSGMYRASPLSRLNVAKEMPTPLAQEEFEKYKGILKDAGVEGPCQHTLVTHWARLIELLCCAEKCFEDAQCPDLTSSDIKQKDIHAGGRGVGCVEAPRGTLTHDYTCDENGIVTACNLVVGTTNNNGPICMDVAKVAKGLIHNYEVSPGLLNMVEMAFRAYDPCNSCATHSLPGQMPLTAVIRNSDGSVYDTVTRN from the coding sequence ATGACAGGACCTATCATTTGGGACGAGAAGCAGAAGGTCACCGGAAACAAAGTGACCGTCGACCCCATCACACGTCTCGAGGGACACGGAAAGATCGAGATCTTCCTCGACGACAAGGGAGACGTTGCCAACGCATACTGGCAGGTTCCCGAGGTCAGGGGATTCGAGAGATTCTGTATCGGAAGGAAAGTAACAGAGCTCAACCAGATCACAGCAAGGCTGTGCGGAGTGTGCCCCGGAGCACACCACATGGCCTCGACAAAGGCGATTGACGGATGCTACAACACGAAGCCCACAGAGGTCGCGTACCTCCTCAGGGACACGTTCTACAACGCCCATTTCGTGCACAGCCACATCGCGCACTTCTATGCGCTGGCAGCACCCGACTTCGTCTGCGGACCCGCAGCACCTGCCGCGGAGAGGAACGTTCTCGGAGTCGTAGCCCGCGTAGGACTCGAACTCGGAGGAGCAGTCCTCAAGACACGTGCGGAGGCCCAGAAGGTTCAGGCTATCATCGGAGGAAAGCCCACTCACCCCGTGATGGGAGTCCCTGGTGGAGTCACCACTGCTATCACAAAGGAGCAGCAGAAGGAGATCATCGGCTACGCTCAGGGAATGATCGACTTCGCAAAGACCTCTATGCAGGTCTTCAACGATGTCGTTCTCGGAAACAAGGAGTACATGGACATCGTCCTCAACCCCGACCTCTACTACAACGAGACATACCACATGGGACTCGTCAACGAGAGGGGACAGTTCGAGATCCACGACGGAAAGGTCAAGGTCGTCAACCAGAAGGGAGAGGACTGGGATCTTTACGACCCCTACGATTACCTCGACCACATCGGAGAGGCAGTCGAGCCCTGGTCCTACGAGAAGTTCCCCTACCTGAAGAAGCCCGGATACAAGGGACTCGTTCCCGGACCCGACAGTGGAATGTACAGAGCATCGCCCCTTTCTAGGCTTAACGTCGCGAAGGAGATGCCCACACCTCTCGCTCAGGAAGAGTTCGAGAAGTACAAGGGAATCCTCAAGGACGCTGGAGTCGAGGGACCCTGCCAGCACACACTGGTCACTCACTGGGCAAGGCTTATCGAGCTGCTCTGCTGCGCTGAGAAGTGTTTCGAGGACGCACAGTGCCCTGACCTGACTAGCAGCGACATCAAGCAGAAGGACATCCACGCCGGCGGACGCGGAGTAGGATGCGTCGAGGCTCCCCGCGGAACCCTGACACACGACTACACCTGTGACGAGAACGGTATTGTCACTGCATGTAACCTTGTCGTCGGAACGACCAACAACAACGGACCCATTTGTATGGACGTTGCCAAGGTCGCAAAGGGACTCATCCACAACTATGAGGTCTCCCCCGGTCTGCTGAACATGGTTGAGATGGCGTTCAGGGCATACGACCCCTGCAACTCCTGTGCAACCCACAGCCTGCCTGGACAGATGCCTCTGACAGCAGTCATCAGGAACTCTGACGGATCTGTCTACGACACGGTCACCAGGAACTGA